In Rattus norvegicus strain BN/NHsdMcwi chromosome 3, GRCr8, whole genome shotgun sequence, a genomic segment contains:
- the Or5w17 gene encoding olfactory receptor Olr587 — translation MDKGNCSSLHEFLLLGITNNPDMKVLIFTVFLAIYLSILITNIGMIILIKMDPQLQTPMYFFLSHLSFSDLCYSSAVGPKMLIDIFSKYKTIPFVGCALQFFFVCIFIDVECVLLAVMAFDRYKAINQPLLYAVDMSNRVCYQFLAGVYLVGMTDALIHTTLTFRLCFCESNEINHFFCDIPPILLLSCSDTQVNELVIFAIFGFIELSTISGVLVSYCYIILSVLKIHSAKGRFKAFSTCTSHLTAVAIFQGTLLFTYFQPSTSYSLDQDKMTSLFYTLVIPMLNPLIYSLRNKDVKEALQKLGNKRWCK, via the coding sequence ATGGACAAGGGAAACTGTTCTTCATTACATGAATTCCTCCTCTTGGGAATTACCAATAACCctgacatgaaagtgctaatatTTACTGTGTTCCTTGCTATTTATCTTAGTATTCTCATAACTAATATTGGAATGATTATTTTGATCAAGAtggatccccagctccaaacacCAATGTACTTCTTTCTCAgccacctctctttctctgaccTCTGCTATTCCTCTGCAGTTGGGCCCAAGATGTTGATAGACATTTTCAGCAAGTACAAAACCATCCCATTTGTTGGTTGTGCCTTGCAATTCTTTTTTGTCTGTATCTTTATAGATGTTGAATGTGTGTTGCTGGCAGTGATGGCTTTTGATCGGTACAAAGCCATAAACCAACCCCTGCTATATGCAGTAGACATGTCCAACAGGGTATGCTACCAATTCCTGGCTGGTGTTTACCTTGTAGGAATGACAGATGCTTTGATACACACAACATTAACATTCCGCCTATGTTTCTGTGAGTCAAATGAGATTAATCATTTTTTCTGTGATATCCCTCCCATACTGTTACTATCTTGTTCAGATACTCAGGTCAATGAGTTAGTGATATTCGCTATTTTTGGATTTATTGAGTTGAGCACGATTTCAGGAGTCCTTGTCTCCTATTGCTATATTATCTTATCAGTCTTGAAGATCCATTCTGCCAAAGGAAGATTTAAAGCTTTTTCCACCTGTACCTCACACCTGACTGCTGTTGCAATTTTTCAGGGAACCCTGCTTTTTACATATTTCCAGCCAAGTACTTCTTATTCTCTAGATCAAGACAAAATGACCTCCCTGTTTTATACTCTGGTGATTCCTATGCTGAACCCTCTGATTTATAGCCTGAGAAACAAAGATGTAAAAGAGGCCTTGCAAAAACTGGGAAATAAAAGGTGGTGTAAATAG
- the Or5i1 gene encoding olfactory receptor Olr588: protein MEFTNGNYTLVTEFILLGFPTRPELQIILFLLFLMLYGMILIGNIGLMLLIRTDSHLQTPMYFFLSNLSFVDLCYSSVIVPNMLVNFLSSKKSISYLGCALQFYFFCTFADTESFILAAMAYDRYVAICNPLLYTVAMSKSLCTWLIVLSYVGGNMSSLVHTSFAFILKYCDKNIINHFFCDLPPLLKLSCTDTSINEWLLSTYGSSVEVICFFIIIISYFFILLSVLKIRSTSGRKKTFSTCASHLTSVAIYQGTLLFIYSRPSSLYSPNTDKIISVFYTIIIPVLNPLIYSLRNKDVKDAAKKALRSKIQSS, encoded by the coding sequence ATGGAATTTACAAATGGAAACTACACATTGGTCACTGAATTTATCCTCTTAGGATTTCCAACACGACCTGAACTCCAAATCAtcttattccttctgtttctgatgTTATATGGTATGATATTGATAGGGAATATTGGCTTGATGTTGTTAATTAGGACGGACTCACATCTTCAAACTCCTATGTACTTTTTCCTCAGCAACCTCTCCTTTGTAGACCTTTGTTATTCCTCAGTCATTGTTCCCAACATGCTTGTTAATTTCCTCTCATCAAAGAAATCTATCTCTTACCTTGGCTGTGCGTtgcaattttatttcttctgcaCATTTGCAGATACTGAATCCTTTATCTTGGCTGCCATGGCTTATGATCGCTACGTTGCCATTTGCAATCCTTTGTTATACACAGTTGCAATGTCCAAGAGTCTCTGCACATGGTTAATCGTGCTGTCATATGTTGGTGGCAACATGAGTTCCCTTGTTCACACATCTTTCGCCTTTATTCTGAAATATTGTGACAAAAATATCATTAATCATTTCTTCTGcgacctccctcctctcctgaaGCTTTCCTGTACAGACACGTCCATTAATGAGTGGCTACTTTCCACTTATGGGAGTTCCGTGGAGGTCATCtgtttcttcatcatcatcatctcctaCTTTTTCATCCTTCTCTCAGTCTTGAAGATCCGGTCTACGAGTGGGAGAAAAAAAACCTTCTCCACATGTGCCTCTCACCTGACCTCTGTGGCCATCTATCAGGGCACACTTCTATTCATTTATTCTCGGCCCAGCTCCCTATATTCCCCAAATACAGATAAAATCATCTCAGTGTTCTACACCATTATTATCCCAGTGCTGAATCCACTTATTTATAGTTTGAGAAATAAAGATGTAAAGGATGCTGCCAAGAAAGCTCTAAGGTCTAAAATACAATCCTCATGA